The Streptomyces sp. NBC_00102 genome segment GCGTACCTCAAGGCCCTCGTGCGGCCGGATGACCTGCTCGTCGCCAACGCGCGGTTCGAGTCCACGAACTGGAGCTCCATCGCGGTGGGGCCACCGCTCGGCGGGGCGGCCATCGGCCTGTTCGGGCCGGTCACCACCGTGGTGGCCGACGCGCTCAGCTACCTCCTCTCCGCGCTGGGCATCACCGCGATCCGCGGCCGGGAGGAAGCGCCGCCCGCGACCGGCGGGAGCCCGGTCCGGGCGGGAGCGCTGCTCGACGGCTGGCGCCACCTCATGGGCCACCCCGGCCTGCGGTCGCTCTACCTCAACCAGATGCTCGTCGGCGGCCTGATCATGGCCACCGAACCCCTGCTGGCCGTACTCCTGCTGCGCCAACTCGGCTTCCCGCCCTGGCAGTACGCCCTCGCCTTCGCAGCCCCCTGCCTCGGCGGACTCGTCGGATCGCGGCTGGCCCGCCGGGTCGTGGCCCGCTTCGGCCGGCACCGGGTCTTCCGGACCGTCGGCACTTTGCGCGCCGTCTGGCTGATCGGCCTGGCCTTCGTCGGTCCCGGCGTCGTCGGCCTCGTCACCGTGATCGCCGTCGAGCTGGCGATCATCGTCAACATGAGCCTGTACAGCCCGGTGCTCGCCACCTACCGGCTCGAACACACCCCTCAGCATCTCGTCGCCCGCACCCTGACGGCGTGGTCGATCGGGCAGCAGGCATCCATCGCCGTCCTCACCGCGCTCGCGGGACTGCTCGCCGACCTCACCGGCCCCCGCGCCGCCCTCACCGTCGCGGGACTGCTCATCCTGACCAGCCCGCTCCTGCTTCCCCGACGGGACCAGGCGCCACCGGACCGGACGTCACCGGACCGGACGTCACCGGACCGGACGTCACCGGACCGGACGTCACCGGACCGGACGTCACCGGACCGGACGTCACCGGACGAGCCGGAAGCGTCCCGCAGCCGTTCCTGAGGGAAAACGGGTTGCTCCGACGCCGGACCGGCCCCGAAGATCCGCCCATGACCACGACGACTTCTCCGCTGCCGATGCCCGCCCCCGCCGTCGTACGCGGTCCGGGCCGGCAGCAGCGGTCCGGCGGTCCGGGGAGGCCGACTCCGCACCCCGCGTGAGCGCGGCGCTGGTCGCGGGGCTGCTGGCCGGCTACGGCATCGCCGTGCCGGTGGGAGCGGTCGCGGCCTACCTCGTCGCCCTCACCGCGCGGACCTCGCCGCGAGTGGGCTCCGGAGCCGCCCTGGGCGTCGCGACCGCGGACGGCCTCTACGCCCTGGTCGCCACGGCCGGAGGCTCGGCCCTCGCCCCGCTCCTCGCACCGGTCACCCAGCCCCTGCGATGGGCCTCGGCCGCTGTCCTCGCGGCGCTGGCGTGCCGGGGCGCGGTGGCGGCCGTACGCGACCACCGTGCGCGGCAGGACCCCGTCGGCGGCCCCGGGCGGAGGCCGGTGGGCCCGTTGCGGGCGTACCTCGCGCTGCTGGGCATCACGCTGCTGAACCCGGTCACCGTCGTGTACTTCACCGCCCTGGTGCTCGCGGGCCGGGGCGCCGCCGAGCCGGGGGCCGGTGAGCAGGCCGTGTTCGTCCTGGCCGCCTTCGCCGCTTCCGCCACCTGGCAGCTGCTGCTCGTGGGCGGCGGAGCTCTGCTGGGACGCGTACTCACCGGGCCGCGCGGCCGTCTCTGCACCGCCCTGGTCTCCAGCGCCGTGATCGTCGGCCTCGCCGCCCATCTGCTCCTCACCCCGCCGTGACAGGCGTGCGGGGGCCTTTACCGGGGGAGGGAGACCGGTACGTCAGGCGACCGC includes the following:
- a CDS encoding LysE family transporter is translated as MSAALVAGLLAGYGIAVPVGAVAAYLVALTARTSPRVGSGAALGVATADGLYALVATAGGSALAPLLAPVTQPLRWASAAVLAALACRGAVAAVRDHRARQDPVGGPGRRPVGPLRAYLALLGITLLNPVTVVYFTALVLAGRGAAEPGAGEQAVFVLAAFAASATWQLLLVGGGALLGRVLTGPRGRLCTALVSSAVIVGLAAHLLLTPP
- a CDS encoding MFS transporter yields the protein MVGRRGLGPRFGRLWASYAVSAYGSGLGFGALPLIAVLVLHAGPAEVSALSAVGPAVGALIAVPLAPWVEFRRKRPVMITMDLARFAAMATIPAAYALGLLGFVQLLVVSAVVAAAKIAFNAASGAYLKALVRPDDLLVANARFESTNWSSIAVGPPLGGAAIGLFGPVTTVVADALSYLLSALGITAIRGREEAPPATGGSPVRAGALLDGWRHLMGHPGLRSLYLNQMLVGGLIMATEPLLAVLLLRQLGFPPWQYALAFAAPCLGGLVGSRLARRVVARFGRHRVFRTVGTLRAVWLIGLAFVGPGVVGLVTVIAVELAIIVNMSLYSPVLATYRLEHTPQHLVARTLTAWSIGQQASIAVLTALAGLLADLTGPRAALTVAGLLILTSPLLLPRRDQAPPDRTSPDRTSPDRTSPDRTSPDRTSPDRTSPDEPEASRSRS